In one Erinaceus europaeus chromosome 3, mEriEur2.1, whole genome shotgun sequence genomic region, the following are encoded:
- the EMILIN1 gene encoding EMILIN-1: MALSTLWSCYLCCLLTTAVGAASYPPRGYSLYTGGGGALSPGGPQAQSAPRPASRHRNWCAYVVTRTVSCVLEDGVETFMKPSYQPCTWGQPQCPHSITYRSFHRPRYRVAYKTVTDMEWRCCQGYGGDDCAEGAAPALGPAASTPRPRPGRPNLSGSSAGSHLSGLGGEGPRESEKVQQLEEQVQSLTKELQGLRGVLQGLSGRLAEDVQRAVETAFNGKQQLADAAARPGVHETLSEIQQQLQLLDNRVSTHDQELGHLNNHQGGSGGGARGGSTGRAPPGPNDELLQELERRLQGSCSVCLAGLDGFRRQQQEDRDRLRALEKLLASVEERLRQFGGQAPGRRPPQECCPPELARRLAELERRLDVVAGSVTVLSGRRATELGGAAGQGGHPPGYTSLASRLSHLEDRFNATLGVSEEQGGPWLGRPGGLGQWLPTARGQLQKLEGLLGNVSGQLSGRLDVLEEQVSGAVQACGQLCSRAPSERDSQVGKLLGALERRLADSEGQLRLLGTGLHEAGVAGEARRTALDRLQGDVGRLQGRADAQDQAVTELSLQLNLTATRLGQLEGLLQARGEEGCGACGGFQEELGRLRDGVERCSCPLLPPRGSGAGAGGPSRGPLDGFSVFGGSSGTALQALQGELSEVILTFSSFNDSLHELQTAVEGQGADLADLGATKDRIISEINRLQQEATEHATESEERFRGLEEGQAQAGQCPSLEGRLGRLEGVCERLDTVAGGLQGLREGLSRHVAGLWAGLREANSSSQAQAALLEKLLGGQAGLGRRLGTLNSSVLLLEDRLLQLSLKDFTGPPGEAGPPGPPGLQGPPGPAGPPGPPGKDGEKGPIGPPGPQGEQGEEGAPASPVPRVAFSAALSLPRSEPGTVPFDRVLLNDGGYYDPETGVFTAPLAGRYLLSAVLTGHRHEKVEAVLSRSNLGVARIDSGGYEPEGLENKPVAESQPSPGALGVFSLILPLQAGDTVCIDLVMGQLAHSEEPLTIFSGALLYEDLQFEQV; encoded by the exons ATGGCCCTCAGCACCCTCTGGAGCTGCTACCTCTGCTGCCTGTTGACCACAGCTGTGGGGGCAGCTAGCTACCCTCCTCGCGGCTACAGCCTCTACACAGGGGGCGGCGGGGCGCTCAGCCCAGGGGGACCCCAAGCCCAGAGTGCCCCACGGCCTGCCAGTCGCCATAG GAACTGGTGTGCCTACGTGGTTACACGGACCGTGAGCTGTGTGCTGGAGGATGGAGTGGAGACCTTCATGAAGCCCAGCTACCAGCCCTGCACCTGGGGGCAGCCCCAGTGTCCCCACAGCATCAC gtATCGCAGTTTCCATCGCCCTCGATACCGAGTGGCCTACAAGACCGTGACGGACATGGAGTGGAGGTGCTGCCAGGGCTATGGGGGTGATGACTGTGCTGAGGGTGCTGCCCCAGCTCTGGGTCCCGCAGCATCCACCCCACGTCCCCGGCCTGGCCGTCCCAACCTCTCTGGCTCCAGTGCCGGGAGCCACCTGAGTGGACTAGGGGGCGAGG GTCCCCGGGAGTCGGAGAAGGTGCAGCAGCTGGAGGAGCAGGTGCAGAGCCTGACCAAGGAGCTGCAGGGCCTCCGAGGGGTCCTGCAGGGGCTAAGCGGCCGCCTGGCAGAGGACGTGCAGAGGGCGGTAGAGACAGCCTTCAATGGCAAGCAGCAGCTGGCCGATGCGGCTGCCCGCCCTGGGGTGCATGAAACCCTCAGCGAGATCCAGCAGCAGCTGCAGCTCCTGGACAACCGCGTCTCCACACATGATCAGGAGCTGGGCCACCTCAACAACCATCAGGGAGGCAGCGGCGGTGGGGCCCGTGGTGGAAGCACGGGCAGGGCACCCCCAGGCCCCAATGACGAGCTTCTGCAGGAGCTGGAGCGACGGCTGCAGGGGTCCTGCTCCGTGTGCCTGGCAGGCCTGGATGGCTTCCGACGGCAGCAGCAGGAGGACCGGGATCGGCTGCGGGCGCTGGAAAAGCTGCTGGCCTCGGTGGAGGAGCGGCTGCGGCAGTTTGGGGGGCAGGCCCCGGGCCGCCGGCCCCCACAGGAGTGCTGTCCCCCGGAGCTGGCCCGGCGGCTGGCCGAGCTGGAACGCAGACTGGATGTGGTGGCCGGCTCGGTGACGGTGCTGAGTGGCCGGCGTGCTACTGAGCTGGGGGGAGCAGCCGGACAGGGGGGGCACCCCCCAGGCTATACTAGCTTAGCCTCCCGCCTCTCTCACCTGGAGGACCGGTTCAATGCCACACTGGGGGTGTCAGAGGAGCAGGGGGGCCCCTGGCTGGGCCGTCCAGGGGGCCTGGGCCAATGGCTGCCCACCGCCCGGGGTCAGCTGCAGAAGCTGGAGGGGCTGCTGGGCAATGTGAGTGGGCAGCTGAGTGGGCGGCTAGACGTGCTGGAAGAGCAGGTGTCCGGGGCCGTGCAGGCGTGTGGGCAGCTCTGCTCCAGGGCGCCAAGCGAGCGGGACTCACAGGTGGGCAAGCTCCTCGGGGCCCTGGAGCGCCGGCTGGCGGACAGTGAGGGCCAACTGCGGCTGTTGGGCACAGGCCTGCATGAAGCGGGAGTGGCGGGGGAGGCCCGGCGGACGGCACTGGACAGACTGCAGGGCGACGTGGGTCGGCTCCAGGGCCGCGCAGATGCCCAGGACCAGGCCGTGACGGAGCTGAGCCTACAGCTGAATCTCACGGCCACCCGGCTGGGCCAGCTGGAAGGGCTGCTGCAGGCCCGTGGGGAGGAGGGCTGTGGGGCCTGTGGGGGGTTCCAGGAGGAGCTGGGGCGCCTCCGGGATGGGGTAGAGCGCTGCTCTTGCCCACTCTTACCCCCCCGGGGCTCCGGAGCAGGGGCCGGGGGGCCAAGCCGGGGGCCCCTGGACGGCTTCAGTGTGTTTGGTGGCAGCTCGGGCACAGCCCTCCAGGCTCTACAGGGTGAGCTGTCGGAGGTGATCCTCACCTTCAGCTCCTTCAATGACTCCCTGCATGAGCTGCAGACTGCCGTGGAGGGCCAGGGCGCTGACCTGGCCGACTTGGGCGCCACCAAGGACCGGATCATCTCTGAGATCAACCGGCTGCAGCAGGAGGCCACGGAGCACGCCACGGAGAGCGAGGAGCGCTTCCGAGGCCTGGAGGAGGGCCAAGCCCAGGCCGGCCAGTGCCCCAGCCTGGAGGGCCGCCTGGGCCGTCTCGAGGGTGTCTGTGAGCGCCTGGACACCGTGGCTGGGGGCCTGCAAGGCTTGCGTGAGGGCCTTTCCAGACATGTGGCCGGGCTCTGGGCCGGGCTGCGGGAGGCCaacagcagcagccaggcccaggcGGCCCTGCTGGAGAAGCTGCTCGGGGGGCAGGCAGGCCTGGGCCGGCGGCTCGGCACCCTCAATAGCTCtgtgctgctcctggaggaccgGCTGCTCCAGCTTAGCCTCAAGGACTTCACCG GGCCTCCAGGTGAAGCTGGGCCCCCAGGGCCTCCCGGACTGCAGGGGCCCCCAGGCCCTGCTGGACCTCCAGGACCCCCGGGCAAGGATGGAGAAAAGGGACCTATTGGACCACCAG GTCCCCAAGGGGAACAGG GAGAGGAGGGGGCACCAGCATCCCCCGTGCCCCGAGTGGCCTTTTCAGCTGCCCTGAGTCTACCCCGATCAGAACCAGGCACTGTGCCCTTCGACAGAGTCCTGCTCAACGACGGCGGTTACTATGACCCAGAGACGG GTGTGTTCACCGCGCCCCTGGCTGGGCGCTATCTTCTGAGCGCAGTGCTCACAGGTCACAGGCACGAGAAGGTGGAGGCCGTGCTGTCCCGCTCCAACCTGGGTGTGGCCCGCATAGATTCCGGGGGCTACGAGCCCGAGGGCCTGGAGAACAAGCCTGTGGCCGAGAGCCAGCCAAGCCCGGGTGCCCTGGGCGTCTTCAGCCTCATCCTGCCGCTGCAGGCGGGAGATACAGTGTGCATTGACCTGGTCATGGGGCAGCTAGCGCACTCTGAGGAGCCACTCACCATCTTCAGTGGAGCCCTGCTCTACGAGGACCTGCAGTTTGAACAGGTGTAG